The Prevotella fusca JCM 17724 genome includes a window with the following:
- a CDS encoding carbohydrate-binding family 9-like protein: MKQLEVKLLECQQVKAVDIPALFKDNGVSYNKIDTVDWAAEYPYCPSVEFAIAHKGDAILLHYRVEEDCVRAEAGTDLGPVWQDSCCEFFCSPDEEGGYYNLESNCIGTVLLCNGKGRENRTHAPAAALEQIDRWASLGREPFEMRKGRQTWELALVVPVSSYFRHTLENLSGKTIRANFYKCGDKTSQPHFLSWNPIALPSPDFHCPAFFGELKFL; the protein is encoded by the coding sequence ATGAAACAACTCGAAGTAAAACTTTTGGAGTGTCAACAGGTTAAGGCTGTTGACATTCCAGCCCTTTTCAAGGATAATGGCGTATCTTACAATAAGATAGATACCGTAGACTGGGCAGCAGAATATCCTTATTGTCCAAGTGTAGAGTTTGCCATTGCCCATAAAGGTGATGCCATTCTGCTGCATTATCGGGTAGAGGAAGACTGCGTGCGTGCTGAGGCAGGCACCGACTTAGGACCAGTTTGGCAGGATTCCTGCTGTGAGTTCTTCTGCAGCCCTGATGAAGAAGGAGGTTATTACAACCTTGAAAGCAACTGTATCGGTACAGTATTGCTTTGCAATGGTAAGGGACGTGAGAATCGTACTCACGCACCAGCAGCTGCCTTAGAGCAGATTGACCGCTGGGCATCTTTGGGTCGTGAACCTTTCGAGATGAGAAAGGGACGACAGACATGGGAGCTTGCGCTTGTTGTTCCTGTTAGTTCTTACTTCCGTCATACATTAGAGAATCTCTCAGGAAAGACCATCAGAGCCAATTTCTATAAGTGTGGTGACAAGACATCTCAACCTCATTTCCTCTCATGGAATCCAATCGCCTTGCCTTCTCCAGACTTCCATTGCCCTGCTTTCTTCGGTGAATTGAAGTTTCTGTAA